A segment of the Acidobacteriota bacterium genome:
GGCTGCACGATCCCTGACCCCGACCTTAAGTTCGACGAAGAGACCGGACACTGGAGTATCGGCCCGATCGACTGGGATGAGTTCTGGAACACAGTCAAGGGCAACGGCCCGCTGAACCGCGAACGCATTGCCCACAAGGTGAAGGCGTGGGACGACGGGGAGTGGGTGCGCAAGGGCGCAACCGCCTATGCAGCCAAGCAACGTAGCCGTCTCGAGAAGTCGGCGTAGGAAAGGAATTCCAGCAATGTCATACGATGTCCCCGAAATCCCAGGCGAGAAGACCGAAGACGTAGCGTTCGGCACCGACGCACAGGGCTGGCCCCTGTGGGAGGTGTTTGTGAGGGCAAAACGCGGCCTCAACCACGCACATGTCGGTTCCCTCCACGCACCCGACGCCGAGGTTGCAGTGCAGAACGCACGCGACAGTTACACCCGCCGCGCCGAAGGTGTCAGCATCTGGGTCGTTCCCTCAACCGAGATCCACGCATCTGATGACGCCGAGTCGTTTTTCGAACCGATGGAAGATCGGCCGTACCGTCATCCAACGTTCTACGACATCCCCTCAGAAGTTGGTCAGATGTGAAAACAACCACGACCACACACCCTCTCGTTGCGTACATTCTCCGCCACGCTGACGACAACCTCGTGATGGGTCAGCGGCTTGCCGAATACGTCACGCGCGCCCCGGAACTTGAGGAAGATCTCGCAATCGGAAATCTCTCGCTCGACCACATCGGCGTGGCCATGCATCTGTACGGGTACGCCGCAACACTGTCCGACGACGACATCACGGGAGATGACTTGGCGTTCCTCAGGTCCGAACGGGAGTTCTCGAACACGCTCCTTGTAGAGCAACCGCACAACGATTTTGGTGAAGTGATGGCGCGCCAGTTCTTCTTTGCGCAATACCAGGTTCTGCTGTGGGAGTGTCTCTCAGAGTCGACCGATGAGACCCTTGCCGGCATTGCTCAAAAAGCACTCAAGGAGGCCACGTACCATGTGCGGCATGCCTCAGGATGGGTGATCCGGCTTGGTGACGGCACCGATGACAGCCATGCCCGTATGCAGGCTGCCATCGATGCAATGTGGCGGTTCACCGGTGAGCTGTTCGAAAACGACACACTCGTTGACGACATGGTTGCCGCAGGAATCGGAGCCGATCAGATCGCAATGAAGGCGCGCTGGGACACCAGAGTGGACGCGGTTCTGACCGAAGCGACCCTCGACCGACCGCAGGATCCGTACCAAGCAACCGGAGGCCGAAACGGGATCCACACAGAGTATCTCGGGCACATGCTGGCCGAAATGCAGTGGATGCAGAGGACACATCCGGGGTTGCAGTGGTGATGACCGACACGTTCAGTATCGAATCTATCCGCAGGCTGCTCGACGACGTAGTCGACCCAGAGATACCGGTCCTCACCATTGCAGACCTTGGCATCCTCCGCGGCGTCAAGATCGACGATCACGGGTCTGTTGTCGTAACCATCACACCTACATACAGCGGGTGCCCGGCCATGAGCACGATCGTCGAGGATATCGAGTCGGCGCTTGCCAACGCCGGGGTCGAGCGCGTGACCGTGCGCACGGTGTTTCAGCCGGCGTGGACAACCGATTGGATGACCGAAACCGCCAAAGAGAAACTCAAGAACTTTGGTATCGCTCCCCCAACCGAAACGGGTGGTGAATCGCCGTCGGTCCTCTGCCCACAGTGTGCGTCGGGTCGCACAAAGACGATCTCGGTGTTTGGTTCGACGGCGTGCAAGGCCCTGATGGTGTGCAGCAGTTGCCTCGAACCGTTCGACTATTTCAAGGCGATTTGATGCCCGCAGCAGAGTTCCATACGTTGCAAGTCGCGTCCGTCGAGCCACTCACCGACGAGTCTGTGTTGTTGACCTTCACTGTTCCCGACAACCTGAAGTCGGCGTATGCCTTCGTTGCCGGCCAGCACCTGATCCTACGCGCCGACATTGATGGGGTGGATGTTCGGCGGTCCTACTCGATCTGTACAAGCGCTGGATCGGGAGAACTCCAGGTAGCGGTCAAACGGCTTGAGGATGGCGCGTTCTCCACATACGTCAACACGCAGCTCGCTGCCGGCGACACCTTGGCGGTGACGCTCCCGACCGGTGATTTCTTGCTCCACACCGACCCGGAAACTGCACGTCACTATCTCGCGATAGCCGCCGGATCGGGCATAACCCCCGTCATGTCGATGATCTCGACGACGCTCGAAAGCGAGCCCGCGAGCAGGTTCACGTTGCTGTTTGGCAACCGTGACGGACGGTCGATCATGTTTCTCGAAGAACTGGGAGCCCTCAAGGATCGGTTCCCGTCGCGGTTCTCGCTGCTGCACATCCTTAGCCGAGAGCCGAATGCGATTCCCCTATTTGAAGGCCGGATCGATGGAGCGAAACTCAAAGACGTGTTCTCAACGGTGGTCGACATCGGTTCGGTCAATGCGTTCTACCTGTGCGGTCCCGCGGGTATGGTCGACGACGCCACCGAGTTCCTTACATCGCGAGGTGTCGAAGAAACCAATATCAACACCGAGCTGTTCTTCACAGATCGTGATGCCATAACACCCCCGCAACCGGTCGCCGACGATGCTGATGGTGTCGTCGTCGAATTCGAGCTGGCTGGCCGTGTGTCAACCGTGGTTGTCCCTCCGGATGGTGCACCAATCCTCGACTATGTCCTTTCGGCCCGTACGGATGCACCGTTTTCGTGTCGCAACGGCGCCTGTGCATCGTGCCGCGCTGTCGTCATTGAGGGCGAAGTTGTCATGGACCACAACTGGGCGCTGACCCAGGACGAGGTCGACGCCGGTCAGATCCTCACCTGCCAGTCGCATCCGGTCTTGACAAGCCTCAAGCTGAGCTACGACATATGAAGAGGAACACCCGCGAAGACGTTGTTCGCGCCGCCGGCAGATTGTTCGCTGAGTACGGATACCACGGCACGTCGATGCGCGACCTTGGTCGCGAGCTTGGTCTGCTCGGGTCTTCTCTATACACCCACGTCGAGAGCAAACAGCAACTGCTGGTCGAGGTAGTCGAGCGTGGTGCCGCGTTCTTCCAAGCTTCCGCCGATGCTGCGGGGTCAATGGAAGGGACCGCTGCGGATCGTTTGCACAGTCTGATAGCGGGACACGTAGACGTCGTGCTCGACCACCGCGACGAAGTCCGCACCTATCTGTACGAAGCAACGGCGCTCGACGATGATGCCCGCCAGCGGGTGCTCGACGCCCGGAATCAATATGAGGCAGTCTTCACATCGGTCATCAAGGCCGGGGTGGCCGACGGCAGTCTGCGCCCCGACCTCGACGTCAGGGTCGCCACCATCTTCACTCTCTCAATTCTCAACGCCATCGACCGCTGGTACTCCGAGAGCGGCCGCATGTCCCGCAAGAAACTCGTCGACGAGATCTGGACATTCATCCTCAAAGGCCTCTACCCAATCAGCTAACCCGGGGCTGGGTTGGACCAGGGTTTCGTGGTAGGTGCCTGCGGGTTTTATACGGGGAGTAGTAGGCGTACGGTGGTGCCGACGCCGGGTTCGGAGATGACGAATGTTTCTCCTCCTGCACGTTCGCAGCGGGTTTTGAGGTTGGCGAGACCGTTCCCGGTTGTGGGGGCCAGCGGGTCGAAGCCGTGGCCGGTGTCGACGATTGTGAGTGTGAGTTCTTCGGGCGAGAGATCCACTGACACGTCGATCCTGTCGGCGGATGCGTGGCGTACGGCGTTGGTGACGGATTCGCGAATGAGGTGAAGCGCGTCATCAATGAGCCCGGATGGGACGTCGGCGATCGATGGTCCCATAGTGACCGATGTTGTCACCCGGCTCGCGTTTGTTACCTCGTCGACGAGACGGTTCACTTCAAACCGGAAGTCGCGGCTTGATGATGTTGGTGGGTTGAGGTTGAATATCATTCTGCGCAGCTCGTTTATGGTGCCATCAAGGCGTTCGACGGACTCAGTGATTGAGTTTCGGATTTCGGGGCTGTTGATCCTCTGCGATTGTGCTTGGAGGGTCAATCCGACACCGAATATTTCTTGGATTATTGAGTCGTGAATGTCGCGGGCGATCCGCTCGCGATCTTCGATGAGGGCGAGGTGACGGACGCGTCGTTGCATGCGTGATGTGTTGACGGCGGATCCCGCGATGACGGCGAGTCCCTCAACAAGTACTTGGTCTTCTTCGGTGAAGCCGCCGTCCTTCTCGGTGAGGTACAGGTTCCCGAAGACTTGGCTGCCGGCACGGATTGGTACACCGAGGAACGCTTGCATGCGAGGATGGTCAGCGGGCCAACCAGAGCTGTCCGGATGCTCGCCGATGTTGTCAATCCTGACTGTTTTCGCGGTGCGCGTAATGGTTCCCAGGACCCCCACCCCGGATGGGGGTTTCCCGATCTTGTCGGCTACCTCGGGACTCACCCCGATTTGGAGGAACTCAATGAGCGCCCCGTCGCGTCCGATGACACCGAGGGCACCGTACTTCGCACCCGAAACCCGCATCCCTGTTTCGATGACCTGGCGTAAAAGCTCCGTAAGATCAGTTTGTGATACCGCGGCCGCGGCGCCCCTGACGAGGTTGAAAAACTTTTCCTGACGGAGGACCTCCTGTGCCATGGGTACAGCATACCCGGCGTGTTCGTGAGCTGATTTGTTGGGGGTTTGTCCTAGGGGCGTTTGGCCCTGTGGGATTTGGTAGCGCAGGGAGTAGCCTGAACCCATGACAGACAAACCGCCAGTACGGGTGCTACTTGTAGATGACCATGAGGTTGTGCGCAAAGGACTACGCGCACTTCTCGAAGCGGCGGACGGATTCGAGGTTGTGTCCGAGGCGGGTTCAGTCGTTGAAGCGATCCGCCGAGTGGGTTACGACTCCCCCGACGTTGTCGTAATGGACGTCCGGTTGCCCGACGGATCAGGCATCGATGCCTGCCGAGAAATCCGCAAGAGATGGCCCGACGTCAAAGTACTGATACTGACCTCCTACGCGGATGAAGAGGCGCTCGTCGGCGCGATCCAAGCCGGGGCTTCCGGGTACGTTCTGAAACGGATCCGTGCTGATGAGTTAGCGGAGAGTATCCAGCGTGTTGCTGCAGGAGAGTCTCTCCTCGACCCAATAATGACCGAGCAGCTATTCACAAGAATTCGTGGAGGTAACTCCGACCCGCTGCTGGAACGCCTTTCGCCTCAGGAACGACGCACCCTCGATCTTATCGCTGCGGGGATGACGAACAAGCAGATCGCCAAACAGATGTTCCTCGCTGAAAAAACGGTCAAGAACTATGTGTCAAACATGCTCTCCAAACTTGAGATGAGCCGTCGCAGCGAGGCAGCAGCATACGCTGCCCGCCTCTCTGTGGGATCACGAGTTCGCTACCCCGCTGAAACATGGGACGAAGAACAGCCCTAGAAGGAGAACCCGATGCAAGTACTTGATGTAATGACCACGAATGTCCTGACGATCAGCCCCGACGAACCACCAAAGGCAGCCGCCATAACCGAACCGTAGCGAAACGTATCCACGCCTCGCTAATACCGGATCCGGCACAACGCCCACGGCTCTCGTTTATCAGAACTCACGTCTCGCGTGTCCATGTGACCCTAGTGTTTCGGCCCTACTGAACGTACATTTCGATCCCAACAAACCTGCCAATAGGCCCTACAGGGCGGGGTCTTGACGTCAATATCATGGGTTAGAGCGACAAAGAAGTTGGATGTGGAATTGTCCGGTAGAGAGATCTGGACCGTCATTCACGACCTGATCTTGGGTAGGCTCTTTCTTGTGCCTTCGCAGGCAGCCTCGCCGGGTTGTGGAGTCTGCGGCCGGGTCTTTTGACCACCGGGGGCATAAGAGAGCGAATGAGACGGCTGTACATTGGCGCCTGGGTAATGGCTCCGGCCGCCCTTGGGGAGCCGTGATTAGCGGGACCTGGATCGTGTATCCATGGTATCGGGTCAAGCTAGCTCCTGTTGGTGAAAACGCCTACGCAGGATGTGCGGACGCGATCCTGCCAAACGTGACACGCTCGCCGCGGGACTTCTTGAAGTCCAACGTGAGCGGTAACACGGAAACGTGGCACGCCTTCGGGATGGAATGGAAAGAACACGTATCGTGGGCGGCGCCAATCCTGGCGACCGCTTCAGCGTTCCTCATCGTCTACTACGGACCGCGTCTCATCGCGCGCCCGTGGTTGAGGACCGCAGTGATCGTCATGTTTGTAGCCGCGTTTGCGGCGGCTGTCGTGGGTGGCGCCTTTGGTGCGTTCCTCAACAAGATCGCCCCGATCGTCTAGCTGCGAAAGGAGCGACATTATGAACACAGATACAGTATCGAATCGGCACAACGATCAGGCTATTGCACCGGAACTAGCTGCCCTCAATCTCCCCGACAAGCCGGACGGACCCGCTGCTGCGGCAATGCTCTCAGCCGGTCTCGGGATCTTCACACTCGGTTTCCTTACCACGCTCGCGGTGATGAGCGGGCCCGTTAAGGACTTCTTGAGGTGGTGGCAATGGGGCCGGGGTGTCGGGCCGCTAGCGGGAAAGACCACCATTGCGGTGATTGTCTGGCTCGTAAGCTGGGCTGTTCTCAACAGGATATGGAAGGAGAAAGATCTGAATCTCAAGGTCTTTTCCTACCGGGGACTGTGGCTTGGCGTCCTCGGCGGCGTCGGGACGTTCCCACCGTTCTTTGAACTGTTCCACAGCTAATGGGTACACAAAGCCGTGCCGATCTCGTTGCCGCTTGGGTGGTCGGGATCGGCGTCGGCCTTATCACGCTCCAGATCACATGGCTGATCGCTAATCGGCTCGCATCGCTGATCTGGGGGGTGCCACGAGGTCCCACAACTGCTTTCACGATCGTTGTGATCGCGGGCGTCGTCACCTCGGTCGTGACAGGGCGCAGGCTCGCTAAGAGTTCAGCCCGGCGGGACATCGCCATGACCACTGTCCCGCAGCCCACGATCCAGCGGTGCAGTGGGGATGTCGCACTTGCGATCTGGTGGCCGCGGGGAGGTCGCTTGGCCCCACCAATAGGCCGAACGACTCTAGTACTCGCTGGTCACTTTCGATACGGTTCTCCTGTGACGATGCAAGGGGATCCGAGACGGAACACCAGGGAATGCGTCGTCGGCACACACGCAGCTTCGGCATGCGGTAACGTTCGAAACAACCGAGAGGCAATATCGTGGATGACCGATTCTGGTACAAGATAGGGCAGGCAGCGCTCCTGTTTGCCGTGATTGCGATGTTGGCCGCATCGTTGGTCGTACAGAATGGCAGCATCTCGTCAGCAGATGTACGCGAGATCCTTGCCGAAGAAGGGGTCGCCGGATCTGACGTTCGACAGGGTTGGCCGGTCGATCAGTCGATCCGTCCCGATCTGACACCGATCAGTGAGCTCAAGGTCGCTCTTGACAGCGAACAACACGTCTCATACGCACCGGATGTTCCCGCACCTATCACGCGGTCAGATCAGCGCATATACGACGTTCACATCGAGTCGATCGAAGGGGTTTGCCCGCTCGATCCAGCGAACAACATCACGACGGAGATGTGGGGGTTCCGGATCGCCGGCGACGACGAAGTCACCTGCGGATCACCCGGACCTGTTCTGCGAGGCAGGGTTGGGGACGTCGTCAACATCACGTTGACAAACCTGGCGGAGAACACGCGCCCACACAACATCGATTTCCATGCGGTCACCGGCCAGGGAGGCGGTGCAGCGGGTTTGACGGTGAATCCCGGGGAAACCGCCACCATCCAAATCCGCCTGTTGTACCCGGGTGCGTTCATGTACCACTGTGCGTTCGGTGACGTACCGTCACACATCGCTCACGGCATGTACGGCATGTTCATCGTGGACCCGGAAAATCCCCTTCCTGAGGTCGACAACGAGTGGGCCATCGTGCAAAGCGAATGGTACGTAGGCGAGGCTGACGCACAGGGTGTGGCGCCGTACGATCGAGACGCGGTGTTCAACGAGGAGCCGCGGATCATCACTTTCAACGGACGCACTGATTCGTTGGTTGGTGCCAACACTCTAAGGATGAATGTCGGGGAACGCGCTCGGATCTACTTCGTTAACGAGGGCTTGAATCTCGACAGCAACTTCCACCCAATCGGTTCCCAATGGGATCTTGTGTACCCCGAGGCGGCAACTCACTCTGCCAACAACGTGATTCGCGGGTCCCAAACAACCCTCGTCCCGGCTGGAGGTGCGACGGTCGTAGAAATCGACGCACTGGTCCCGTCAACGATCATCCTCGTCGACCATGCGTTGGCCCGCACGTTCTACAAAGGAGCCATAGGCACGATCGAGATCACCGGAGACGCTACGCCAGAGCTCTTCGGAGTGCTCCAGCCTGACGCAGAAACGACAAACGATGACTCGGATAGTGCAGACGATGCGAACCCTGCCGGGACCGAGGTTGCCATCCTCGAAGGGGCGTTCGATCCGAACAACGCCGACAATGCCTACAACCCCCTGCATGTGACAGTGAAGGTAGGCACCACCATCCGCTGGACCAATGACGACGCCATCCCCCACACCGTAACGTCGGGCACATCCGACGGATCCACCGGGTCAAGCGACGGGCGTTTCGACTCTGGTTTCTTGAACCTCGGTGACACGTTCAGCCACACCTTCACAGACGTCGGCGAATTCTCCTACTTTTGCTTACCGCACCCGTGGATGATCGGCACGGTGACTGTTACTGAATAGCCCAACAATGCCTGTCGGCGCAAGGCTGCGTGTACAACGTTCGTCAACCAGTGTGCATCGACACCGGCGATTCCTCAAATGTGGGCTTAGCCGATCGCAGACTGTGACCGTTCGTTGTGAACATCCTCAAAGACGGGCTCAACCGCTCCCTTCGTACCGCAGAGGCAGCAAGCCCGCAAGAAACTCGTCGACAAGATCTGGACATTCATCCTCAAAGGCCTCTACCCGACCAAATAGCCCGGGCGCAAACTCCGAGGTTTCCAGCCGCCGTCCACGGGTGACTTGGAACTTTTTGGGGTTCTAACAACAAACCCCTTGTATACGTCACAGATAACGTGTATTCTTACGTCATGGACGACGTACATATTTCGGAACCGTGGGCGATTAGGCCTGTCGTGGGCTCAAAGATCGCTATCGGCGACACCATCGGTCGAGACGATTGGATCATCAACGCCCTCAAGCTGATGCGTGATGGCAACAATCTCGTGTGCAGCGATCCCCGTCGGTTGGGCAAGACGACAACAGTACGCCGTCTGGTGAACGAACCTGGAGACAACTTAACAGCACTGTTGATCGACTACGAGGGGGTTGAAACACCGACTCAGTTCTTGCTGCACACAGTCAAGGGGCTCGCCTCAGAAAGAACGCTCTGGGCCAAGGCGACAGAGGCGGCCGCACGCCTCTTCGATGGGACCGAGGTGACGGCTGGGCAGTTCGGTGTTGGACTCAAGATCAAGAACACACAGCGGGACCGCCGACCGATCGAGCTACTCCGAGATGTCTTGGCGCCCATTCACGAATCGCTCGGAGATGGCGAACTCTTGATTCTCGTTCTTGACGAAGTGCCAATCGCCGTGCGCAACATCGCAAGAGGTTCAGACGCCGGTCCCGACGAGGCAGCACACCTCCTACAGGAACTGCGCAACCTTCGTCAGGCGTTCGACAAGATCAGATGGCTGATTACAGGTTCCATTGGGTTCCACCATGTCTTGAAAGAATGCACTGACACAACCGTGGTAGTGATTGGTGATCTCCAGAACGTAACACTGGGACCCCTTAAATCGGATCATGCTGAATTCTTGGCGCGATGCCTTGCCCTCGGCATCAATCGTGCAATCGACACCGAAGCCATCGCTGAGGTCGCAAAGGCCACGGGCGGTGTCCCGTTCTTCATCCACGCGTTGTTTCACACGATAAGGTCTGGCGGCGACGTCGGCCCGGTAACTATCTTAGAAGTCACCCGAGCGTTCGAAACGTACCTCAACGACCGTGACGAGAGCCGCGTGATCGACCACATCCTCGAACGGCTCGATGTCTACTACCCCTCCCAGCTGTTGGGCACTACCACGGCGTTACTTGATACCACCTCCATTGCTGGGCCTTTATCAATCGCTGATGCGAGAGACCTGATCAGAGGGAAAGCAGACTCTGCCAGCAACTCGGACGCGGAAGCATTGATAAACATGCTGATCGACGATCACTACCTCGTCCGAATCGAGGGGACCTTGGTCTGGCGATACGACGTGTTCAGGCGGATCTGGATCAACCGACGAGGACTCGTGACGTGAAGTACAACCCTTCGATACTTTCCCACCAAGTCCTCGAAGACCTCTTTGTCGGCTCGGACAGGGAACGAATACTCCAAGACATCGTCGACCGTGCCAGCGGCGCAGCTTCAAGCGACGAACGAAACCACACTCTGCTTGTTGGCCGTCGGGGATCGGGGAAGTCGCATCTCATCGCACTCGCCTACTACCGCATAGGCGATCTCGTCACCGACGAATCGCGATCGCTACAGCGCTCCTGGCTACCCGAAGACCCTCTGACGATTCACAGTTACACCGAATTCCTACGTCAGATCGCTCAAGGACTCCTGCGATCTTCCGGTTCCGAGGAGCAATCATTCCGAGGCAAGAACTACGAGACAACCGAAGCATGGCTTACCAGACGGGCAGTGGACGCTGGCACCATCGTGGTGTTTGTGGAGAACATCGACCAGATTCTCGACACCATGGGCGACTTGGGACAACAAAGATTTCGCCACTATCTGCAAACGACCGAATCGCTGCTTATCGTCGCGAGTACGACGACCCTCTCCCGAGATTTAACCCGCCAGGACAGTCCGTTCTTCGGGTTCTTTACAACCAGCAACCTTGCGCCATTTGACGAACACACCGCGAGCGAGATGCTCACTGCGATTGCTGAGGCGTCCGGCCAGACGGCGACCGCCGACTTTGTTCGCACCGAGACAGGGATCGCTCGTCTAAGAGCGATCGAACACCTGGCGGGCGGACAACCGCGTATGTGGGCCACTTTCGGCCAAACGTTGACACCCGCCGACCTCGACGAACTCGTCAACACGCTGCTCACCCAGTTTGACGAACTGACGCCCTACTACCAGGAGCAACTCGCCCGCCTGTCACCGCTGCAACGCCGAATTGTGGGAACGCTCGCCCAGGCTGATCGGCCCCTCACCATCGATTCGCTCGCCCGTGAACTGGAGGACACGAGCCAGACGGTCAGCAAGGCTGTAAATCTGCTCCACAAGTCAAAAGGTTGGGTTCAGCCATGCGACACAAACCTCACACAGCTCATCGATGGGCGCCGAACCTACTACGAACTCGCTGAACCTCTTGCTCGAATAATCTTCCAATTCAAAGAATCGCGTGGCGAGCCCATAAAGCTCGTCGTTGACTTCATCAAACTCTGGTTCGACCCCGACGAAATCGGCGTATTCCCAGGCTCGCGAAACGAAACGATCAGTGGGTACCTCTTACTTGCTGGGCAGGGCGATGCGGCAACGACATTAGTTCGCCAGTTTCGGGGTCTTCCATTTTCCGCCGACGTCCCACGCCTAAGCCAACTCGAAGAACTCGACGAGGC
Coding sequences within it:
- the paaB gene encoding 1,2-phenylacetyl-CoA epoxidase subunit B, which translates into the protein MSYDVPEIPGEKTEDVAFGTDAQGWPLWEVFVRAKRGLNHAHVGSLHAPDAEVAVQNARDSYTRRAEGVSIWVVPSTEIHASDDAESFFEPMEDRPYRHPTFYDIPSEVGQM
- the paaC gene encoding phenylacetate-CoA oxygenase subunit PaaC, whose amino-acid sequence is MKTTTTTHPLVAYILRHADDNLVMGQRLAEYVTRAPELEEDLAIGNLSLDHIGVAMHLYGYAATLSDDDITGDDLAFLRSEREFSNTLLVEQPHNDFGEVMARQFFFAQYQVLLWECLSESTDETLAGIAQKALKEATYHVRHASGWVIRLGDGTDDSHARMQAAIDAMWRFTGELFENDTLVDDMVAAGIGADQIAMKARWDTRVDAVLTEATLDRPQDPYQATGGRNGIHTEYLGHMLAEMQWMQRTHPGLQW
- the paaJ gene encoding phenylacetate-CoA oxygenase subunit PaaJ, encoding MTDTFSIESIRRLLDDVVDPEIPVLTIADLGILRGVKIDDHGSVVVTITPTYSGCPAMSTIVEDIESALANAGVERVTVRTVFQPAWTTDWMTETAKEKLKNFGIAPPTETGGESPSVLCPQCASGRTKTISVFGSTACKALMVCSSCLEPFDYFKAI
- a CDS encoding 2Fe-2S iron-sulfur cluster binding domain-containing protein; the encoded protein is MPAAEFHTLQVASVEPLTDESVLLTFTVPDNLKSAYAFVAGQHLILRADIDGVDVRRSYSICTSAGSGELQVAVKRLEDGAFSTYVNTQLAAGDTLAVTLPTGDFLLHTDPETARHYLAIAAGSGITPVMSMISTTLESEPASRFTLLFGNRDGRSIMFLEELGALKDRFPSRFSLLHILSREPNAIPLFEGRIDGAKLKDVFSTVVDIGSVNAFYLCGPAGMVDDATEFLTSRGVEETNINTELFFTDRDAITPPQPVADDADGVVVEFELAGRVSTVVVPPDGAPILDYVLSARTDAPFSCRNGACASCRAVVIEGEVVMDHNWALTQDEVDAGQILTCQSHPVLTSLKLSYDI
- a CDS encoding TetR family transcriptional regulator encodes the protein MKRNTREDVVRAAGRLFAEYGYHGTSMRDLGRELGLLGSSLYTHVESKQQLLVEVVERGAAFFQASADAAGSMEGTAADRLHSLIAGHVDVVLDHRDEVRTYLYEATALDDDARQRVLDARNQYEAVFTSVIKAGVADGSLRPDLDVRVATIFTLSILNAIDRWYSESGRMSRKKLVDEIWTFILKGLYPIS
- a CDS encoding GAF domain-containing sensor histidine kinase, with translation MAQEVLRQEKFFNLVRGAAAAVSQTDLTELLRQVIETGMRVSGAKYGALGVIGRDGALIEFLQIGVSPEVADKIGKPPSGVGVLGTITRTAKTVRIDNIGEHPDSSGWPADHPRMQAFLGVPIRAGSQVFGNLYLTEKDGGFTEEDQVLVEGLAVIAGSAVNTSRMQRRVRHLALIEDRERIARDIHDSIIQEIFGVGLTLQAQSQRINSPEIRNSITESVERLDGTINELRRMIFNLNPPTSSSRDFRFEVNRLVDEVTNASRVTTSVTMGPSIADVPSGLIDDALHLIRESVTNAVRHASADRIDVSVDLSPEELTLTIVDTGHGFDPLAPTTGNGLANLKTRCERAGGETFVISEPGVGTTVRLLLPV
- a CDS encoding response regulator transcription factor gives rise to the protein MTDKPPVRVLLVDDHEVVRKGLRALLEAADGFEVVSEAGSVVEAIRRVGYDSPDVVVMDVRLPDGSGIDACREIRKRWPDVKVLILTSYADEEALVGAIQAGASGYVLKRIRADELAESIQRVAAGESLLDPIMTEQLFTRIRGGNSDPLLERLSPQERRTLDLIAAGMTNKQIAKQMFLAEKTVKNYVSNMLSKLEMSRRSEAAAYAARLSVGSRVRYPAETWDEEQP
- a CDS encoding multicopper oxidase domain-containing protein, producing MDDRFWYKIGQAALLFAVIAMLAASLVVQNGSISSADVREILAEEGVAGSDVRQGWPVDQSIRPDLTPISELKVALDSEQHVSYAPDVPAPITRSDQRIYDVHIESIEGVCPLDPANNITTEMWGFRIAGDDEVTCGSPGPVLRGRVGDVVNITLTNLAENTRPHNIDFHAVTGQGGGAAGLTVNPGETATIQIRLLYPGAFMYHCAFGDVPSHIAHGMYGMFIVDPENPLPEVDNEWAIVQSEWYVGEADAQGVAPYDRDAVFNEEPRIITFNGRTDSLVGANTLRMNVGERARIYFVNEGLNLDSNFHPIGSQWDLVYPEAATHSANNVIRGSQTTLVPAGGATVVEIDALVPSTIILVDHALARTFYKGAIGTIEITGDATPELFGVLQPDAETTNDDSDSADDANPAGTEVAILEGAFDPNNADNAYNPLHVTVKVGTTIRWTNDDAIPHTVTSGTSDGSTGSSDGRFDSGFLNLGDTFSHTFTDVGEFSYFCLPHPWMIGTVTVTE
- a CDS encoding tetratricopeptide repeat protein; the encoded protein is MKYNPSILSHQVLEDLFVGSDRERILQDIVDRASGAASSDERNHTLLVGRRGSGKSHLIALAYYRIGDLVTDESRSLQRSWLPEDPLTIHSYTEFLRQIAQGLLRSSGSEEQSFRGKNYETTEAWLTRRAVDAGTIVVFVENIDQILDTMGDLGQQRFRHYLQTTESLLIVASTTTLSRDLTRQDSPFFGFFTTSNLAPFDEHTASEMLTAIAEASGQTATADFVRTETGIARLRAIEHLAGGQPRMWATFGQTLTPADLDELVNTLLTQFDELTPYYQEQLARLSPLQRRIVGTLAQADRPLTIDSLARELEDTSQTVSKAVNLLHKSKGWVQPCDTNLTQLIDGRRTYYELAEPLARIIFQFKESRGEPIKLVVDFIKLWFDPDEIGVFPGSRNETISGYLLLAGQGDAATTLVRQFRGLPFSADVPRLSQLEELDEALAALSQGNPEPLLNLPSAVRRAAEDHLGDDPTDEQAIGKTRVFVHRAALGAFGDSRTPFRDSADDTVDRWMEAALNIVGSTPAGFALTALWACATGDFKAAESAILDCGRVLGRRHPDTLDARSSIASLLGRSGQVDEAIKQFTTLLEDRQRVLGPDHPDTLTTRSNIASWLGESGQVDEAIKQFTTLLKDRQRVLGPDHPDTLTTRNNIASLLGRSGQVDEA